In Methylococcus geothermalis, one genomic interval encodes:
- a CDS encoding pilus assembly PilX family protein produces MQKGAALVVGMLFTIVLTVLGIAAIHSSGTSVRMARNGEARINGLQQAQAASDYVAGEAIALNLDRMGNSSRCTANYPYGGCGGPSLPTLPSPLLTPPVHVRVRSSVALGSSKSEESNKVFERVIESDYDGSTAESSADATHVGVVSAVRGTLVSSGSVRYDSETPEPTPAPTPAPTPSDDDDHEGGDHEGGDHEGGDHEGGDHEGGHDDDEHEGNHG; encoded by the coding sequence ATGCAGAAGGGCGCCGCCCTGGTCGTCGGCATGCTGTTCACCATCGTGCTGACGGTCCTGGGCATCGCGGCGATCCACTCCAGCGGCACCAGCGTCCGCATGGCGCGCAACGGCGAGGCCCGCATCAACGGCCTGCAGCAGGCCCAGGCGGCGTCCGACTATGTCGCGGGGGAAGCGATCGCTCTCAATCTGGACCGGATGGGGAACAGTTCGCGCTGCACCGCGAACTATCCCTACGGCGGTTGCGGCGGCCCGTCACTGCCCACCCTTCCCTCGCCGCTGCTGACACCGCCGGTTCACGTCCGGGTGCGCAGCAGTGTCGCGCTCGGCTCGTCCAAGAGCGAGGAGAGCAACAAGGTCTTCGAACGCGTCATCGAAAGCGACTATGATGGCTCGACCGCCGAATCGTCCGCCGATGCCACCCACGTCGGGGTGGTATCGGCCGTCCGCGGCACCCTCGTTTCCAGCGGCTCGGTGCGCTACGACAGCGAAACCCCCGAGCCGACGCCCGCCCCGACGCCCGCTCCCACTCCTTCGGATGACGACGATCATGAAGGCGGCGATCATGAAGGCGGCGATCATGAAGGCGGCGATCATGAAGGCGGAGATCATGAGGGAGGGCATGACGATGATGAGCACGAGGGAAACCATGGCTGA
- a CDS encoding PilW family protein, with product MRIPTRGGQPGFSTVGLLISMVLGLLVVGAIGGLFVQHKMNYRQNEQFALMQENGRFALNLLASDLALAGFWGGADCSAMTNCPPTSAISVQNDCGTNWTTTTTPSAPVTHYLMAPSADSAPADWPCFNATDYLKPGTNLLALKHAEGNPVYCKTGSANDFAGLVYLQTSGSTGSLIQSPVPPDCPVTSTSTAYWRYIVHVYYISRGYTATRCATQPTDPRCVPRLVRKTLGRQNGNPIIFELDDGGELAEGIEYFHIEFGIDDGDGSMTDDSCGMDGIPDKYLSSREDYNAITPDELDCAISARIHLLVRSAESDSSYTDDKTYTFGAVTLGPFRDHFRRKVFTTTVQLRNQQYH from the coding sequence ATGAGGATTCCGACACGGGGCGGCCAGCCGGGATTTTCCACGGTGGGACTGTTGATCTCGATGGTGCTGGGCCTTTTGGTCGTCGGCGCCATCGGCGGCCTGTTCGTCCAGCACAAGATGAACTACCGCCAGAACGAACAATTCGCGCTGATGCAGGAAAACGGGCGCTTCGCCCTCAACTTGCTGGCCAGCGACCTGGCGCTGGCGGGCTTCTGGGGTGGCGCCGATTGCAGCGCCATGACCAACTGCCCCCCCACCTCGGCCATCAGCGTCCAGAACGACTGCGGAACCAACTGGACGACCACGACGACGCCCTCGGCGCCGGTGACGCACTACCTCATGGCTCCGTCGGCGGACTCGGCTCCGGCCGATTGGCCCTGCTTCAACGCCACCGATTACCTCAAGCCCGGCACGAACCTGCTCGCCCTGAAGCACGCCGAAGGCAATCCCGTCTATTGCAAAACCGGATCGGCCAACGACTTCGCTGGACTGGTCTACCTTCAAACCAGCGGCTCCACCGGCAGCCTCATCCAATCTCCCGTCCCGCCCGACTGCCCGGTCACTTCCACCTCCACGGCCTATTGGAGGTATATCGTCCATGTTTATTACATCAGCCGGGGCTACACGGCAACGCGATGCGCCACCCAACCCACCGATCCGCGGTGCGTTCCGCGGCTGGTACGGAAGACCTTGGGGCGGCAAAACGGGAACCCCATCATTTTCGAGCTGGACGACGGCGGGGAACTCGCCGAAGGCATCGAATACTTCCACATCGAATTCGGCATCGACGATGGCGATGGCAGCATGACCGACGATTCCTGCGGCATGGACGGCATCCCCGACAAGTATCTCTCTTCCAGGGAGGATTACAACGCCATCACGCCCGACGAGCTCGACTGCGCCATCAGCGCCAGAATCCACCTCCTGGTCCGTAGCGCGGAGTCCGATTCAAGCTACACTGATGACAAGACTTATACATTCGGCGCGGTGACGCTGGGGCCGTTCCGTGACCACTTCCGGCGAAAGGTGTTCACGACCACGGTCCAGTTGCGCAACCAGCAATACCACTGA
- the pilV gene encoding type IV pilus modification protein PilV, producing the protein MAPIFPKTTAANPDACCPPRSCQGFTLIEVLISVFVFAVALLGLAALQITARKTAFESAQRSLAAAIGQDVLERMRLNTEALASYTATINANTTFSDSLDCMGPANLAACDRRDFQRSLLGATETTGTGANVSTVGGLTNPTLCVTSSNAGGSGRYTVTIVWRGRDSSLPEAGSENASDTCGNGQYGTNNEYRRLFRISTYICREGVSGGCI; encoded by the coding sequence GTGGCACCAATATTTCCCAAGACGACTGCCGCTAACCCGGACGCCTGCTGCCCTCCCCGTTCGTGTCAAGGCTTCACTCTCATCGAAGTGCTCATCAGCGTCTTCGTCTTCGCGGTGGCGCTGCTGGGGCTCGCCGCCTTGCAGATCACCGCCCGCAAGACGGCATTCGAATCCGCCCAGCGCAGCCTGGCCGCGGCCATCGGCCAGGACGTGCTGGAGCGGATGCGGCTGAATACCGAAGCCCTGGCCAGCTACACCGCGACCATCAACGCGAACACCACGTTCAGCGACTCGCTGGACTGCATGGGGCCGGCCAACCTCGCGGCCTGCGACCGCCGCGACTTCCAGCGCAGCCTGCTGGGCGCCACCGAAACGACCGGAACCGGTGCGAATGTCTCCACGGTGGGCGGACTGACCAACCCCACGCTGTGCGTCACCAGCAGCAACGCCGGTGGCTCCGGCCGGTACACCGTCACCATCGTCTGGCGCGGCCGCGACTCATCCTTGCCCGAAGCCGGCTCGGAAAACGCATCCGACACCTGCGGCAACGGCCAATATGGGACCAACAACGAATACCGCCGGCTCTTCCGGATCAGCACCTATATCTGCCGGGAAGGCGTTAGCGGAGGATGCATCTGA
- a CDS encoding GspH/FimT family pseudopilin, with the protein MRCTAAFTLIELMVGIALAAILITVGIPGFRDLILDNRMAAQINSLVADLSYARSEAVKRNTSITVCKRNTGGTACDDSRSWTDGWIVLAGTTVLRVHESVSSGMAMNLKYTGSNKVVYDGKGFLNGVTNGTFIFCDSRGYTKARGLVLAMTGRLRTTRDDNGDNIQEKGSGTNISQDDCR; encoded by the coding sequence ATGCGTTGCACCGCAGCCTTTACGTTGATCGAACTCATGGTTGGAATCGCGCTGGCGGCCATCCTTATCACCGTGGGCATTCCCGGCTTCCGTGACCTGATCCTGGACAACCGCATGGCCGCCCAGATCAACTCGCTGGTCGCCGACCTGAGCTATGCCCGCAGCGAGGCCGTAAAGCGCAATACCTCCATCACCGTATGCAAGCGGAACACCGGCGGCACTGCCTGCGACGATTCGAGAAGCTGGACGGACGGATGGATCGTCCTGGCTGGCACGACGGTGCTGCGGGTTCATGAATCCGTATCATCGGGCATGGCCATGAACCTCAAATATACGGGGAGCAACAAAGTTGTGTATGACGGTAAAGGCTTCCTCAACGGCGTCACCAATGGCACCTTCATCTTCTGTGACAGCCGCGGCTACACCAAAGCACGAGGTCTGGTGCTGGCAATGACGGGACGCCTGAGGACCACCCGTGACGACAACGGCGACAACATCCAGGAGAAAGGCAGTGGCACCAATATTTCCCAAGACGACTGCCGCTAA
- the rlmM gene encoding 23S rRNA (cytidine(2498)-2'-O)-methyltransferase RlmM produces MTSPSSILLYCRRGFEKECAAEIQAHTLAAGISGHIRAKENSAYVVFVAHEPDALGAQAARLRFDALIFARQRIFAIGPLSDLPVDDRITPLIGAAAGLQRRYSTLWLETADTNEAKELARFTRKFERPFAAAAAEAGLLGGNGSAPRLHGFFLASTAAYVGYTPPDDSSPWPCGIPRLKFPRSAPSRSTLKLEEAFLVFVDRPETMLRPGMSAVDLGAAPGGWTWQLVRRHIRTTAVDNGSLDETLMESGLVTHLRADGFRYRPSKPVDWLVCDMVEQPSRIARLVADWAADGAFRYAVFNLKLPMNKRHEEVERCRGLIEERLAGKGGFHRLRFLQLYHDREEVTGFLDLVG; encoded by the coding sequence TTGACATCCCCCTCCTCGATCCTGCTCTACTGCCGCCGCGGCTTCGAAAAGGAATGTGCGGCCGAAATCCAGGCCCACACCTTGGCGGCGGGAATTTCCGGCCATATCAGGGCGAAGGAGAACTCGGCCTATGTGGTCTTCGTGGCGCACGAGCCCGATGCCCTCGGGGCACAAGCCGCCAGGCTGCGGTTCGACGCGCTGATCTTCGCCCGCCAGCGGATTTTCGCCATCGGCCCCCTGTCCGACCTCCCGGTCGACGACCGGATCACCCCGCTCATCGGCGCGGCGGCCGGACTGCAGCGGCGCTATTCAACGCTCTGGCTGGAAACGGCGGACACCAACGAGGCCAAGGAACTCGCGCGATTCACCCGCAAGTTCGAACGCCCGTTCGCTGCCGCCGCGGCCGAGGCCGGACTGCTGGGCGGCAACGGCTCGGCTCCCCGCCTGCATGGGTTTTTTCTCGCATCGACCGCCGCCTACGTCGGTTACACCCCGCCGGACGACTCCTCCCCCTGGCCTTGCGGCATTCCCCGCCTCAAGTTCCCCCGCTCCGCGCCGAGCCGCTCGACGCTCAAGCTCGAAGAAGCCTTCCTGGTATTCGTCGACCGTCCCGAAACCATGCTCCGTCCGGGCATGAGCGCCGTCGACCTGGGCGCCGCCCCCGGCGGTTGGACCTGGCAACTGGTGCGGCGCCACATCCGCACCACCGCCGTCGACAACGGCAGCCTGGATGAAACATTGATGGAATCCGGCCTGGTGACCCATTTGCGCGCCGACGGGTTCCGCTACCGTCCCTCGAAGCCGGTCGACTGGCTGGTCTGCGACATGGTGGAACAGCCCTCGCGGATCGCCCGGCTGGTGGCCGACTGGGCGGCCGATGGCGCCTTCCGCTATGCCGTATTCAATCTAAAATTGCCGATGAACAAGCGCCATGAAGAAGTCGAACGCTGCCGCGGCCTGATCGAGGAACGGCTGGCCGGAAAAGGGGGGTTCCATCGCCTGAGATTCCTCCAGCTCTACCACGACCGGGAAGAAGTCACGGGATTTCTCGATCTGGTTGGCTAG
- a CDS encoding M67 family metallopeptidase: MAKERCAIPRHLVNQILHSAQASPGLEVCGLIGADGGGRMRCYPVPNVADRPECRFLLDPKGQIEAMRTMRERGEELFAIFHSHPTAPAVPSSVDLEFAAYPEALHLIVSLNTKGVLELRGFRIGPASALSEVELLLAPE; this comes from the coding sequence ATGGCTAAGGAGCGATGCGCGATCCCCAGGCATCTGGTCAACCAGATTCTTCATTCGGCCCAGGCATCGCCTGGGCTCGAGGTCTGCGGCCTCATCGGCGCTGACGGCGGGGGGAGGATGCGCTGTTATCCGGTGCCCAACGTCGCCGACCGTCCCGAATGCCGCTTCCTGCTCGATCCCAAGGGGCAGATCGAGGCCATGCGTACGATGCGGGAGCGGGGAGAAGAGCTGTTCGCGATTTTCCATTCGCATCCCACGGCCCCGGCCGTGCCCTCATCGGTCGATCTGGAATTCGCCGCCTACCCGGAAGCGCTGCACCTCATCGTCTCGCTGAATACCAAGGGGGTGCTGGAACTGCGGGGCTTCCGGATCGGACCGGCGTCGGCATTGAGCGAAGTCGAGCTCCTGCTGGCGCCGGAATGA
- a CDS encoding cation-translocating P-type ATPase, translated as MKRKPTATRKPHPPAQWHLLEPWQTVAWLRVDPQTGLSQQEAEQRLAAQGPNLLQEQRLRSPLAMLLGQFADFMIVVLLLAGLVSGLVGELADTVTIMVIVVLNAVIGFIQEYRAERAIAALKSMAAPTARVLRDGRHHDLPAHELVPGDLVLLEAGNVVPADIRLLDTAQLRVEEAILTGESQPVGKSTEAIRNPDAALGDRRNMAFKGTIVTYGRGMGSVIATGMETELGKIAQLLREEKESRTPLQNRLAQLGKRLALLVLAICAIIFVVGLLRGEQPMLMFLTAVSLAVAAIPEALPAVATVSLALGARKMIRQHVLIRRLPAVETLGSVTYICSDKTGTLTQNRMQAEAFFVDGRTDPDLPELLLRAMALNNDVRLDKDGRPLGDPTETALYEAAAAAGFRGIELAAACPRIGEIPFDAERKLMTTLHREGDKLVAYTKGAPENLLPQCLTAWSAEGPRPLPIDDLGKIAERMASEGLRVLALAFREWPEPPADWYSETVETGLCFLGFVGLMDPPRPEAAEAVALCKTAGIKPVMITGDHPATARTIARRLGIAGDGDSVLTGDELARLSLAEFEKQVEEIRVYARVAPEQKIKIVRALQDKGEFVAMTGDGVNDAPALKCANIGVAMGKIGTDVAREASHMILLDDNFASIVAAVREGRRIFDNIRKFIKYTMTSNSAEIWTLFLAPFLMLPIPLLPIHILWINLVTDGLPGLALAAEPQERGIMHRPPRPPRESIFAHGMWQHILWIGLLMGGISLLSQAWAYHTGSAHWQSMVFTVLTLSQMGHVLAIRSERESFFAQAFFSNKPLLGAVLLTFLLQMAVLYIPSLQPIFKTEALEPHELAVCLVLSSVVFWAVELEKWMRRRGWIYKDHREAGQ; from the coding sequence ATGAAACGCAAGCCCACCGCGACCCGGAAACCCCATCCGCCGGCGCAATGGCATCTGCTCGAACCGTGGCAAACCGTCGCCTGGCTCAGGGTCGACCCGCAAACCGGGCTGTCGCAGCAGGAAGCCGAACAGCGGCTCGCCGCGCAGGGACCGAACCTCCTCCAGGAGCAGCGGCTGCGCAGTCCGCTGGCGATGCTGCTGGGCCAGTTCGCCGACTTCATGATCGTGGTCCTGCTCCTGGCCGGCCTTGTCTCCGGCCTGGTCGGCGAACTCGCCGACACCGTGACCATCATGGTCATCGTCGTCCTGAATGCCGTCATCGGCTTCATCCAGGAATACCGTGCCGAGCGCGCCATCGCTGCGCTCAAGAGCATGGCGGCTCCCACCGCACGGGTCCTCCGGGACGGGCGGCATCACGATCTGCCGGCCCACGAACTGGTTCCCGGCGACCTGGTGCTGCTGGAAGCCGGCAACGTCGTGCCCGCCGACATCCGCCTGCTGGACACGGCCCAATTGCGGGTGGAAGAAGCCATCCTGACCGGCGAGTCCCAGCCGGTCGGCAAGTCCACCGAAGCGATACGGAATCCGGACGCCGCGCTCGGCGACCGCCGCAACATGGCTTTCAAGGGGACGATCGTCACCTATGGCCGGGGCATGGGCAGCGTGATCGCCACCGGCATGGAAACCGAACTCGGCAAGATCGCCCAGCTCCTGCGCGAGGAGAAGGAAAGCCGCACGCCGTTGCAGAACCGTCTGGCCCAGCTCGGCAAGCGGCTGGCTCTGTTGGTGCTGGCGATCTGCGCCATCATCTTCGTGGTCGGCCTGCTGCGCGGCGAACAGCCGATGCTGATGTTCCTCACCGCCGTCAGCCTCGCGGTCGCCGCCATTCCGGAGGCCCTGCCGGCGGTCGCGACGGTCTCCCTGGCGCTGGGCGCGCGCAAAATGATCCGGCAGCACGTGCTGATCCGGCGCCTCCCCGCGGTCGAAACCCTGGGTTCGGTCACCTATATCTGCTCGGACAAGACCGGCACCCTCACCCAGAACCGCATGCAGGCCGAAGCCTTCTTCGTCGACGGCCGCACGGACCCCGACCTGCCGGAACTCTTGCTGCGGGCGATGGCCCTGAACAACGACGTCCGGCTCGACAAGGACGGACGTCCGCTGGGCGACCCTACCGAAACCGCCTTGTATGAAGCCGCCGCCGCCGCCGGCTTTCGAGGCATCGAGCTCGCCGCCGCCTGCCCACGCATCGGAGAAATTCCTTTCGATGCCGAGCGCAAACTGATGACGACGCTCCATCGCGAAGGCGACAAGCTGGTCGCCTACACCAAGGGCGCCCCCGAAAACCTGTTGCCGCAATGCCTGACGGCATGGAGTGCCGAAGGTCCCCGCCCCCTCCCGATCGACGATCTGGGGAAAATCGCCGAACGGATGGCCTCGGAAGGCCTGCGCGTCCTGGCCCTGGCTTTTCGGGAGTGGCCGGAACCGCCGGCGGATTGGTACTCCGAAACCGTCGAAACCGGGCTGTGCTTCCTTGGCTTCGTCGGACTCATGGACCCGCCGCGACCGGAAGCGGCGGAAGCGGTAGCCCTGTGCAAAACGGCGGGGATCAAGCCGGTCATGATCACCGGCGACCATCCCGCCACCGCGCGCACCATCGCCCGCCGCCTCGGCATCGCCGGCGACGGCGACTCGGTCCTGACCGGGGACGAATTGGCCCGGCTGAGCCTGGCGGAATTCGAAAAACAGGTGGAGGAAATCCGGGTCTATGCCCGCGTCGCCCCCGAGCAGAAGATCAAGATCGTCCGGGCCCTGCAGGACAAGGGCGAGTTCGTGGCGATGACCGGCGACGGCGTCAACGACGCGCCCGCCTTGAAATGCGCCAACATCGGCGTGGCCATGGGCAAGATCGGCACCGACGTGGCGCGGGAAGCCTCCCACATGATCCTCCTGGACGACAACTTCGCCTCCATCGTCGCCGCCGTCCGGGAAGGCCGCCGCATCTTCGACAACATCCGCAAGTTCATCAAATACACGATGACGAGCAACTCGGCGGAGATATGGACGCTGTTCCTCGCGCCCTTCCTGATGCTGCCGATCCCGCTGCTGCCGATCCATATCCTGTGGATCAATCTGGTCACCGACGGCCTGCCCGGCCTGGCGCTAGCCGCCGAGCCTCAGGAAAGAGGCATCATGCACCGCCCCCCTCGGCCGCCGCGGGAAAGCATCTTCGCGCATGGCATGTGGCAGCACATCCTGTGGATCGGTCTGCTCATGGGCGGCATTTCGCTATTGTCCCAGGCCTGGGCCTACCATACGGGATCGGCTCACTGGCAAAGCATGGTGTTCACCGTGCTGACCCTGTCGCAAATGGGGCATGTCCTTGCCATCCGCTCGGAAAGGGAGTCGTTCTTCGCACAGGCGTTCTTCTCGAACAAGCCCTTGCTCGGCGCCGTGCTGCTCACGTTCCTGCTGCAGATGGCGGTGCTCTACATCCCGTCTCTGCAGCCCATCTTCAAGACGGAGGCGCTGGAACCGCACGAACTGGCGGTGTGTCTCGTCCTGTCCAGCGTGGTGTTCTGGGCGGTGGAACTGGAGAAGTGGATGCGGCGGCGCGGCTGGATTTATAAGGACCACCGCGAAGCCGGCCAATGA
- the gatB gene encoding Asp-tRNA(Asn)/Glu-tRNA(Gln) amidotransferase subunit GatB, whose amino-acid sequence MQWETVIGLEIHAQLATRSKIFSGAATAYGAEPNTQACAVDLGLPGVLPVLNREAVAMAVKFGLAIGADIAPVSVFARKNYFYPDLPKGYQISQYDLPVVARGQLNINVDGRELTIGITRAHLEEDAGKSLHEDFHGYTGIDLNRAGTPLLEIVSEPDLRSAKEAVAYMKKLHALVRYLEICDGNMQEGSFRCDANVSIRPKGQKKFGTRAEIKNLNSFRFVEKAINHEIERQIEILESGGQVIQETRLYDSVKDETRSMRSKEEANDYRYFPDPDLLPLEISSGFIEEVKATLPELPDAKRDRFKGQYGLSDYDAEVLTATREMADFYETVVREAACDPKLCANWVMVELSSLVNKDGLEITESKIDAAGLAGLIRRIADDTISGKIAKQVLEAMWHEGGSADDIIERQGLRQITDAGAIEAIIDQIIAANPEQLAQYRAGKDKLFGFFVGQAMKATHGKANPAQLNELLRKKLQ is encoded by the coding sequence ATGCAATGGGAAACCGTCATCGGGCTGGAGATTCACGCCCAGCTCGCCACCCGCTCGAAGATATTCTCCGGCGCGGCTACCGCCTACGGCGCCGAACCCAACACCCAGGCCTGCGCCGTCGACTTGGGGCTACCCGGCGTCCTGCCGGTGCTCAACCGCGAAGCCGTGGCCATGGCGGTCAAGTTCGGCTTGGCCATCGGCGCCGACATCGCGCCGGTGTCGGTGTTCGCCCGCAAGAATTATTTCTATCCCGACCTGCCCAAGGGCTATCAGATCAGCCAGTACGATCTGCCCGTGGTCGCGCGCGGCCAGCTCAACATCAACGTCGACGGGCGGGAGCTGACCATCGGCATCACCCGCGCCCACCTGGAGGAAGACGCCGGCAAATCGCTGCACGAGGACTTCCACGGCTACACCGGGATCGACCTGAACCGGGCCGGCACGCCTCTCTTGGAAATCGTGTCCGAACCGGACCTGCGCTCGGCCAAGGAAGCCGTGGCCTACATGAAGAAACTGCACGCCCTGGTGCGCTATCTGGAAATCTGCGACGGCAACATGCAGGAAGGTTCGTTCCGCTGCGACGCCAACGTCTCGATCCGGCCCAAGGGCCAGAAAAAATTCGGCACCCGCGCGGAAATCAAGAACCTCAACTCGTTCCGCTTCGTGGAAAAGGCGATCAATCACGAGATCGAACGCCAGATCGAGATTCTGGAGTCGGGCGGCCAGGTGATCCAGGAAACCCGTCTGTACGACTCGGTGAAGGACGAAACCCGCTCCATGCGCAGCAAGGAGGAAGCCAACGACTACCGCTACTTCCCCGATCCGGACCTCTTGCCGCTGGAAATCAGCAGCGGCTTCATCGAGGAGGTCAAGGCCACCCTGCCGGAGCTGCCGGACGCCAAGCGCGACCGCTTCAAGGGCCAATACGGCCTGAGCGACTACGATGCAGAGGTGCTGACCGCGACCCGCGAAATGGCCGACTTCTACGAGACGGTGGTCCGCGAGGCCGCCTGCGATCCCAAACTATGCGCCAACTGGGTGATGGTGGAACTGTCGAGCCTGGTGAACAAGGACGGACTGGAAATCACCGAATCGAAGATCGACGCGGCCGGGCTGGCCGGCCTGATCCGCCGCATCGCCGATGACACCATTTCCGGCAAGATCGCCAAGCAGGTCCTGGAGGCGATGTGGCACGAAGGCGGCAGCGCCGACGACATCATCGAGAGACAGGGCCTCAGGCAGATCACCGACGCCGGCGCGATCGAGGCAATCATCGACCAGATCATCGCCGCCAACCCCGAGCAGTTGGCCCAGTACCGCGCCGGCAAGGACAAACTGTTCGGCTTCTTCGTCGGCCAGGCCATGAAAGCGACCCACGGCAAGGCCAACCCGGCCCAGCTCAACGAGCTGCTCAGGAAGAAACTGCAATAA
- the gatA gene encoding Asp-tRNA(Asn)/Glu-tRNA(Gln) amidotransferase subunit GatA, translated as MHHKTIAELAAGLERKEFSSVELTQACLERIERLDASLNCFITITAETALAQARAADLRIAQGDAAPLTGIPIAQKDIFCTRGVRTSCGSRMLDNFISPYDACVVERFNAAGAVMLGKLNMDEFAMGSSNETSFYGAVRNPWNTSTVPGGSSGGSAAAVAARLTPGATGTDTGGSIRQPAAFCGITGIKPTYGRISRWGMIAFASSLDQAGPMARTAEDCAIMLQAMAGFDERDSTCVDRPVPDYRAALGNSLEGLRIGLPKEFFGEGLDPAIAGLIQDAVDEYKQLGATVKDVSLPHMHLSAPAYYVVAPAECSSNLARFDGVRFGHRCENPADLADLYTRSRGEGFGAEVKRRILIGTYALSAGYYDAYYLKAQKIRRLISEDFRRAFEEVDVIMGPTSPSVAFEFGAKSADPIAMYLSDIYTIAVNLAGLPGMSIPVGFSNGLPVGMQIIGGYFSEDRLLNVAHRYQQATDWHTRAPAGLAD; from the coding sequence ATGCATCACAAGACCATCGCCGAACTGGCCGCCGGTCTCGAACGGAAAGAATTCAGCAGCGTCGAGTTGACGCAAGCCTGCCTCGAACGCATCGAGCGCCTCGATGCCTCGCTCAACTGTTTCATCACGATCACTGCGGAGACCGCCCTGGCCCAGGCCCGGGCCGCGGACCTGCGGATCGCCCAAGGCGATGCCGCTCCCCTCACCGGCATCCCGATCGCCCAGAAGGATATTTTCTGCACCCGGGGCGTGCGGACCAGTTGCGGCTCGCGGATGCTGGACAATTTCATCTCGCCCTACGACGCCTGCGTGGTCGAGCGCTTCAACGCCGCCGGCGCGGTCATGCTGGGCAAGCTGAACATGGACGAGTTCGCCATGGGGTCGTCCAACGAGACCAGCTTCTACGGGGCGGTGAGGAACCCCTGGAACACGTCCACCGTCCCCGGCGGCTCTTCCGGCGGCTCGGCCGCCGCCGTCGCCGCGCGGCTGACGCCGGGCGCGACCGGCACCGACACCGGCGGCTCGATCCGCCAGCCGGCGGCCTTTTGCGGCATCACCGGCATCAAACCGACCTACGGCCGGATTTCGCGCTGGGGCATGATCGCCTTCGCTTCCAGCCTGGACCAGGCCGGCCCGATGGCGCGCACCGCCGAGGACTGCGCCATCATGCTGCAGGCCATGGCCGGTTTCGACGAGCGCGATTCGACCTGCGTCGACCGTCCGGTGCCGGACTACCGCGCGGCCCTCGGCAACAGCCTGGAAGGCCTGCGCATCGGCTTGCCCAAGGAATTTTTCGGCGAAGGCCTCGATCCCGCCATCGCCGGCCTGATCCAGGATGCCGTGGACGAATACAAGCAACTGGGCGCCACCGTCAAGGACGTCTCGCTGCCGCACATGCATTTGTCGGCCCCGGCTTATTACGTGGTCGCCCCGGCGGAATGCTCGTCGAACCTGGCCCGCTTCGACGGCGTCCGCTTCGGCCACCGCTGCGAGAACCCCGCCGATCTGGCCGATCTCTACACCCGTTCGCGCGGCGAAGGCTTCGGTGCCGAGGTCAAGCGCCGCATCCTGATCGGCACCTATGCACTGTCGGCCGGCTATTACGACGCCTATTACCTCAAGGCCCAGAAGATCCGCCGCCTGATCAGCGAAGACTTCCGTCGCGCCTTCGAGGAAGTGGACGTCATCATGGGCCCGACCTCGCCTTCGGTCGCGTTCGAGTTCGGCGCCAAGAGCGCCGATCCGATCGCCATGTATCTGTCGGACATCTACACCATCGCCGTGAACCTGGCCGGCCTGCCCGGCATGTCGATCCCGGTGGGCTTCTCCAACGGCCTGCCCGTCGGCATGCAGATCATCGGCGGCTACTTCAGCGAAGACCGGCTGTTGAACGTGGCCCACCGCTACCAGCAGGCCACCGACTGGCATACGCGCGCGCCGGCCGGCCTTGCCGATTAA
- the gatC gene encoding Asp-tRNA(Asn)/Glu-tRNA(Gln) amidotransferase subunit GatC, translating into MSLSAAEVNKIAWLARLAIDDDKVEAYARDLSQILDFVEQLGSADTSQVAPMAHPLDEAQRLRPDAVTEADQRALFQSQAPLVEAGLYLVPKVIE; encoded by the coding sequence ATGTCGCTCAGCGCAGCAGAAGTCAACAAAATCGCGTGGCTGGCGCGTCTGGCCATCGACGACGACAAGGTCGAGGCCTATGCCCGCGACCTGTCGCAGATTCTCGATTTCGTCGAGCAGCTCGGCAGCGCCGACACCAGCCAGGTCGCGCCGATGGCGCACCCCTTGGACGAGGCCCAGCGCCTGCGCCCCGATGCCGTGACCGAAGCCGATCAGCGCGCCTTGTTCCAGAGTCAGGCGCCCTTGGTCGAGGCCGGCCTTTACCTCGTTCCCAAGGTCATCGAATAG